In the genome of Tetrapisispora phaffii CBS 4417 chromosome 14, complete genome, one region contains:
- the TPHA0N00550 gene encoding uncharacterized protein: MTGDKNFETVLKELEAKHREFLNKHSEHRHEILERQKDETILFENKRRFVLFPIRFHEIFDAYKKREALFWTAEEIDLKQDCVDWEDKLGDKEKHSMKRVLAVFAASVLSELKLTETLSAEVQTPEAKCFYGFQIMVDNVHEEVYSLVIDSFVTNKDELEVMFDGIEEDEISQEKIAFAKRWFDVSNALFGEKLVAFAAIQSLFSLNSYASLFSMQKRRLLPGLSKANVTMFKDHSIRTEFQFLMFNHLKNKINKEIVQRIVIEAVNIEKRALRKNSMSFKQLGLDIKLMEELIEYVADIILEGFGNDKFHKTSNPYDFIDTDSFPNACYSFQKKIAHMNKPTIDEPNTDISNFSFNDDF; encoded by the coding sequence atgaCTGGTGATAAAAACTTTGAAACGGTCTTAAAAGAGCTAGAAGCAAAACATCGTGAATTTCTTAACAAGCACTCAGAACATCGTCATGAAATATTGGAAAGACAAAAAGATGAAACTATATTGTTTGAGAATAAACGTAGATTCGTCCTATTTCCAATTAGGTTccatgaaatatttgatgcATACAAGAAACGTGAAGCCCTCTTCTGGACTGCCGAAGAGATTGACCTGAAACAAGATTGCGTCGACTGGGAAGATAAGTTAGGTGATAAAGAGAAACATTCTATGAAGAGAGTTCTTGCCGTATTTGCTGCATCGGTCTTATCAGAACTTAAGTTAACTGAAACACTTTCTGCAGAAGTTCAAACACCGGAAGCTAAATGTTTTTATGGCTTTCAAATCATGGTTGATAACGTTCATGAAGAAGTATACTCTTTAGTTATTGATTCCTTTGTCACAAATAAAGACGAATTGGAAGTGATGTTTGATGGAATCGAGGAAGATGAAATTAGTCAGGAAAAGATTGCATTTGCCAAAAGGTGGTTCGATGTTAGCAATGCGTTATTCGGTGAAAAATTAGTAGCATTTGCTGCAATTCAAAGTTTGTTTTCTCTGAATTCATATGCTTCTCTGTTCTCAATGCAAAAAAGGAGACTTTTACCAGGTTTGAGTAAGGCAAACGTAACGATGTTTAAGGATCACTCTATCCGTACAgagtttcaatttttgatgttCAATCatctaaaaaataaaattaataaagaaatcGTTCAGAGGATTGTAATTGAAGCAGTCAACATTGAAAAACGTGCACTaagaaaaaattcaatgaGTTTCAAACAGCTAGGTTTAGATATTAAACTAATGGAGGAACTAATTGAATATGTCGCCGATATCATTTTAGAAGGTTTTGGAAATGATAAATTCCATAAAACATCAAATCCATACGACTTTATCGATACAGACAGTTTCCCAAATGCTTGTTATTCCTTCCAAAAAAAGATTGCACATATGAACAAACCAACAATCGATGAACCAAATACCGACATAAGTAACTTCTCATTCAATGACGATTTTTAG
- the TPHA0N00560 gene encoding uncharacterized protein (similar to Saccharomyces cerevisiae RNR4 (YGR180C) and RNR2 (YJL026W); ancestral locus Anc_5.179): MAKATPSKVAASALSDLELKEENLDKKLEALKENKSDDEELDLRLSKAAEDHKQFMYSHRVRRHELKKLEKLEPLLNKDKKRHLVHPIKYPDIYETYKRAEASFWTAEEIDLSKDLYDWNERMNSNERFFISRVLAFFAASDGIVNENLTENFSVEIQVPEARYFYGFQIMIENIHSETYSLLIDTYIKDPKESSFLFNAIDYIPQIKEKAEWALRWINDDEALFGERLVAFASIEGVFFSGSFASIFWLKKRGLMPGLTFSNELICRDEGLHTDFACILFAHLKNKPDPAIVEKIVTEAVGIEKRYFLDALPVALLGMNAKLMTQYVEFVADRLLVAFGNEKYYKVENPFDFMENISLAGKTNFFEKRVSDYQKAGVISKSSNTEADEGAFAMNENF; the protein is encoded by the coding sequence ATGGCAAAGGCAACCCCCTCAAAAGTTGCAGCTTCAGCTTTGTCTGACTTAGAACTGAAAGAAGAGAATTTAGATAAAAAGCTAGAAgctttaaaagaaaataaatctGACGATGAAGAATTGGATTTGAGATTGAGTAAAGCGGCAGAGGATCATAAGCAATTCATGTACAGCCATAGAGTACGTCGTCATGAATTGAAGAAGTTAGAAAAGTTGGAACCGTTATTAAATAAGGATAAAAAAAGACATTTAGTCCATCCTATTAAGTATCCTGATATTTATGAGACCTATAAGAGAGCAGAAGCTTCATTTTGGACTgctgaagaaattgatttatcaAAAGATCTATACGATTGGAACGAAAGAATGAACTCCAATGaaagattttttatttcgaGAGTTTTAGCTTTTTTCGCAGCATCAGATGGTATTGTTAATGAGAACTTGACAGAAAATTTCTCTGTTGAAATCCAAGTACCTGAAGCTAGATATTTTTATGGTTTCCAAATAAtgattgaaaatattcattcTGAGACTTATTCGTTATTAATTGATACATACATTAAGGATCCGAAGGAGAGTTCATTTTTGTTCAATGCAATCGATTATATTCCACAGATTAAAGAAAAGGCAGAATGGGCATTAAGATGGATCAATGATGACGAAGCATTATTTGGAGAAAGATTGGTAGCCTTTGCTTCAATTGAAGGTGTTTTCTTTTCCGGTTCCTTTGCCTCTATCTTTTGGTTAAAGAAAAGAGGTTTAATGCCAGGCTTGacattttcaaatgaattaatttGCAGAGATGAAGGTTTACATACAGATTTTGCATGTATCCTGTTTGCCCATTTGAAGAACAAACCAGATCCAGCAATTGTAGAAAAAATTGTCACTGAAGCAGTGGGGATTGAAAAAAGATACTTCTTAGATGCTTTACCTGTCGCTCTACTAGGTATGAATGCAAAATTGATGACACAATATGTTGAATTTGTTGCTGACAGATTATTAGTTGCGTTTGGGAATGAGAAGTACTATAAGGTTGAGAACCCATTCGACTTTATGGAAAATATATCGTTAGCTGGTAAAACTAATTTCTTTGAAAAGAGAGTTTCAGATTACCAAAAAGCAGGTGTTATTTCGAAATCTAGCAACACAGAAGCTGATGAGGGTGCATTTGCCatg